Below is a window of Candidatus Fermentibacter sp. DNA.
GCTGGCCCAGGCGCGGGATCTGAGGCCGGGACCGGATCTGGAGGAGGCCGTCAGATACGTCGTCTACTCCCTCGACAGGCACGGCCTCCTGTCCATGGGCAGGGAGAACCTCGCGGCCGACTGGCCAGGGCCCTCCGGGCTCCTGGACAGGGCGGTCGAGCTGGTGAGGTCGCTCGAGCCCACCGGGGTGGGGTGCTCCACCGTGAGGGAGGCGCTGCTCGCACAGCTCGACCAGCGCGGGACGCCGGCCGACAGCCTCGAGTACCGCCTGATCGACGAGTTCTTCGACCTCCTGCCCGAGGGGCAGTACCCTGTCCTGGCCAGGGCTCTCAGGGTGACTCCGAAGGACATCCAGGATGCGATGGAGAGGGTCCGGGGCCTCAATCCCTTCCCCGGCTCCGACTTCTCGCCCGACAACAACACCGTCGTCATCCCGGACATCTCCGTGATCCGCGTCGAGGGGGAGTACATCGCCCTGCTGAACGACACGAGGTTCCCCTCGCTGGTCATCTCCGAGAGGAACCGGAGGGTGCTGGAGTCGCCGCACAGCGATCCCCAGGCCAGGGAGTACGTGAAGAAGAAGTACGATCGCGCCAGCCACTTCATCAAGGCCATCCAGCAGAGGCAGGACACCGTCCTGCGCATCGGGCAGTTCCTGGCCTCGTACCAGAGCGATTACTTCGACGACGGAGTCGATGCGCTCAAGCCGCTGACGCTCCAGCAGGTAGCCGGGGCCCTCGGGCGCAACCAGTCGACCATCAGCAGAGCCATCAACGGCAAGTACCTCGATTCCCCGCAGGGGATCAGCGAACTCGCGTTCTTCTTCAGCCGCAGGCTCGCCGGCGCCGAGGACGTCTCGACGAGGACCGCCCAGGAGGAGCTCCGGAGGATCGTGGAAGGGGAGGACCCGACCCGGCCCTACTCGGACTGCGACCTCTCGGCGATGCTGAATGCGAGGGGCCTGCAGGTGAAGAGGAGGACGGTGGCCAACTACAGGAAGCTGCTGGGTATCCTCCCGGCCAGCCACAGGAAGCGTTTCTAGCCATAACACCACGACTCAGGGAGGGCATGAAGCCCGCCGAAAGGGATTCTGCGATGACTTCTTCCGGTTCCGATTCCATGAAGGGCTACAGGGGTCCGGCGCGCGCAGCGCTGGAGAAGTTCGGCATCTCGGTGTGGGACGACGTCGATCTGACAGCCGACGGCAACTCGTTCCAGGGCGTCATCCTGCCGAGATCGGAGACCGCGGATGACAGCCACATCGTACTCAAGCTCTCCAGCGGATACAACATCGGCATCGCTTCGTCGAAGGTGACGGCGGCGGTGAAGACGGGCTCCAGGGAGGCCCACTACAAGATCCCCGAGAAGGAGTTCCCGTTCAACCCGATTCTGCCTTCCGTGAAGCTGCTGGGCACCGGGGGGACGATCGCGAGCCGGCTCGACTACCGCACCGGGGCGGTCATCCCGGCGTTCTCGCCGGGCGAGCTGTACGGGGCGGTGCCCGAGCTGGCCGACATCTGCAACCTGAGCACGGAGAAGCTGTTCGGCATCTTCAGCGAGGACATGGGCCCCGTCCAGTACATCGCCCTCGCCGAAGCCATAGGCAGGGAGATCGAGAAGGGCACCTCCGGGATCGTGATAGGCCACGGAACCGACACGATGCACCATACCGCGGCAGTCCTTTCCTTCATGTGCCAGGATCTCCCCGTCCCGGTGGTGCTCGTCGGATCCCAGAGATCCAGCGACAGGCCTTCCAGCGACGCCGCGCTGAACCTCATACACGCCACCCGGACCGCCGCCTACTGCGACGCTGCCGAGGTGATGGTCTGCATGTTCGGACCCACCAGCGACAAGTACGCCCTGCTCCACAGGGGCACGAGGGTCAGGAAGATGCACTCGAGCTACCGCAGCACATTCCGGACGATAGGCGACATCCCTCTGGCGATGGTCGACAGGGAGAGCTTCACCTATCTGAAGGCCGACTACAGGCGCAGGGACTCCTCCCGGAAGCCCTGCATCCGCCCCGTCTTCGACGAGCATGCGGCCATCGTCTACTACTACCCCAACATGAAGCCCGACATGATCACGAGCCTCGTGGACAACGGCTACAAGGGCATCATCATCGCCGGCACGGGGCTCGGCCACGTAAACAAGCCGCTGTACGAACCCCTCAGGCTGGCGGTCGAGGCGGGCGTCCACGTCTACATGACCGTGCAGACCCTGTGGGGGTACTCGCAGATGTACGTGTACGACACGGGGCGCCTGCTGATGCAGAGGGGAGTAGTGCCCCTCGCGAACATGCTCCCCGAGGTCGCCTACATGAAGCTGAGCTGGGCGCTCGCCGTGGGGCGCGATCACGAAGAGGTGCGCAGGCTGATGACCACCCCGATCTCCCACGAGATGACCCCCCAGGAGCCGCCCGACGGGTACCTGATCCTCCAGGGCGGGGTGCCGGAGGTAAGGGAGATGCTCGCGGGGCGGCTCAGATGACGGCCGTGAGAGCTGTCCGGCCGGGGAGGGGCTGATGATGCCCGGGATGTCCCTTGAAATCGTGCGGCTGTCCTGCCCCGAGGGATCCAACGTCATACTCGGCCAGGCCCACTTCATCAAGACGGCCGAGGATGTCTACGAGGCGGTCGCCTCGTCCGCGCCCGGGGCGAGGTTCGGGCTCGCCTTCGCAGAGGCCTCGGGACCCTGCCTGGTGAGGAGCGAGGGGACCGATCCCGAGCTCAGGAAGGTAGCCGAGGAGAACATGCTCCGCCTCGGCTGCGGGCACGTCTTCCTGGTCGTGCTGGGCGATACCTGGCCGATCCAGGTGCTTCCCGCCGTCAGGGCGGTGCCCGAGGTCTGCACGATATTCTGCGCCACGTCGAACCAGGTCGGGGTCGTGGTGGCCCGGACCGCTGACGGGGGAGGGGTTCTCGGGGTGATGGACGGCTCCCCGCCGACGGCTGTCGAATCGGACGAGGATGTGTCCTCGCGCAGGGAACTGCTCAGGAGATTCGGCTACAAGCGCTGACGGACCCACTCCATTGTCTTCGAGAAGGCCTCGTCCGGGGGTGTGGGCGGGCTCCATCCCGTGAGCTCCGCGACCTTCGGGTCCGACGGGTTCCAGCCTTTCGCCACCATCTCCCGGGCCTTGTGAAGGTCGAACACCTGGCTGCGTCCCGCCATCCCGCCCATGATGCCCGAGATCCATCCGGCCGCCAGCACCAGAGGGGGCGGGAGCGCCACACGTGTGACCCGTCTCCCGGCGGCCTGCTGCAGCAGGGCCCTGATGTCCTCCCACGTGAAGGCGCGCCCGTAGGACGGCTCGAACACCATTCCCTCCAGGGAGGGCTTCACGGCCGCCAGGGCCAGGAATCCCGCCAGATCGGGCCCGTAGACCAGCGGAGTGCCCCCCCTGCCCCACGGCGACGGGAAGAGGCCCTTCGCCGCATTGCGGAACAGGGGCGCCATCGCATCGTCGCCGGGCCCGAAGACCGCCGGGGGCTGCACCACGACCCATCCCGTCCCGCGCTTCACTATCGACTCCGCCAGGAGCTTGCTCCGGCCGTAGGGGGTCAGCGGTCCCGAGCCAGCCGGCCCGCCGGCCGAAAGGCTCGATACGTATATGAACCTCGCCTCCGGAGAGAAGAGGCGCCTTGCCTCGAGAACGGCGGCGGTGACTGCGGCGTTCGCCCTGTCGAAGGCCTCCCGGCTGCGGGCTGACGTGGCGCCCGCGAGGTGGAACACCGCGTCCGCACCCCGGATCGCCTCGCCGTAGGCCGACGGGTCGAGCATCTCGATCCTGTCGATCCTGCTGCAGCAGGTCACGCCCGACGTATCCGACAGGTCCCTGCAGACGGACGACACTTCCCAGCCCTCGGCGGCCAGGGTCCGTGCGAGATGGAGCCCGAGGAAGCCGGTCACTCCGGTGAGAAAGGCCTTTTTCATCGCAAGCTCCGTTGACTTGGGTATCCCGCCTGCTTACAATCTCCCGCCGATTACCGTCACGCGGGAGTGCTGCAATATGACTCGTCCCGACATTTTCAGGAAATGCCTCGAGTACACAAGGGCCGACGAGGTCAAGAAGATGGGGCTCTATCCCTACTTCAAGCCCCTCAGCGGGCAGGTGGGCCCCGTCATGGAGATCGAGGGGCACAGCGTCATCATGCTGGGGTCCAACAACTACCTCGGTCTCACCAACCACCCGCTCGTGATGGCCAGGTCCGCCGAGGCCATCCAGAAGTACGGGACGGGATGCACCGGCAGCAGGTTCCTGAACGGCACCCTCGACCTCCATGTGGAGCTCGAGGAGAAGCTGGCCAGGTTCCTCCACCGCGAGAAGGTGGTCACTTTCAGCACGGGCTTCCAGACCAACCTGGGCGTGATCGGCGCGCTCGGCCAGAAGGACGAGCTGCTGTTCGTCGACCGCTCCGTCCATGCCTCGATCATCGACGGCACCAGGATGAGCTACTCCAGGGTGGTGAAGTACCGCCACAACGACATGGAGCATCTCGACCAGCTCCTCCAGCGCGAAGAGGGCCCGGTCATGATCGTCACCGACGGGGTCTTCAGCATGGAGGGCGATCTGGCCGACCTTCCGGGCGTCGTCAGGCTGGCGCGCAAGCACGGTGCCAGGGTGATGGTCGACGACGCGCACGGAGTGGGCGTGATGGGAGCACACGGGAGGGGCACCCCCGAGCACTTCGGCTGCGAGGCCGAGGTCGACCTCCAGGTCGGCACCTTCAGCAAGTCGTTCGCCTGCATCGGCGGCTTCGCCGCCGGCATGGACAAGGTCATCGACTTCATCCAGCACGAGGCCCGCACCGAGATCTTCTCCGCCAGCCTCCCGCCGGCCGCCGTGGCGACCGTGATGGCCGCCCTCGAGATCCTCGAGGAGCAGCCGGAGCTGATGGTGCGGATGCACAGGGCCGCCGAGAGGTCGAGAAACGGCCTGAGGTCCCTCGGATTCAACGTCGGCAACTCGGAGGCCCCCATCGTCCCCATCATCATCGGAGACAGCATCCTCACCTTCAGGATATGGCAGGCGCTCGACCAGGAGGGCGTGTTCACCAACCCCGTCGTGAGCCCCGCCGTGGCCCCCGACCAGGCCATGCTCCGCACCAGCTACATGGCCACCCACACCGACGAGATGATCGACCGGGCCCTGGAGGTCTTCGAGCGAGTGGGCCGCAGGTTCGGCCTGATAGGCTGACGGCAGCCCCGGGATGCCCCTCAGGATAGATCCCGTCGAGGGAAGAGGCTTCAGGGAGTTCGTGGAGCTCCCGTTCCGCCTGTACGAGGGCGATCCCCTGTGGGTGGCCCCGATCCGGAGCATGCAGCGCGACATGCTCGACCCCTCCCGCGGGCACCCCTTCCACCAGCACGGCGAGACCGCATGCTTCCTTGCCAGGGATTCCTCGGGAAAGCCCGTGGGGCGCATCTGCGCCATCGTCAACCGGGCCCACAACGAATTCCATCACGACAGGACCGGCTTCTTCGGCTTCCTCGAGGCCGTGGACGACCAGGAGGTCTTCGATGCCCTGCTGGAGACCGCATCCGCCTGGCTCCGCACGCGGTGGATGGATACCGTCAGGGGGCCGATGAACTTCTCCACCAACGAGGAGATCGGCACTCTCGTCGACGGGTTCGACCGCAGGCCGGTGCTGATGATGACCTACAACCCGCCGTACCACGGCATGCGGATCGAGGCGGCCGGTCTGGCCAAGTCCAAGGACGTGCTGGCATACCTGCTGGAGAAGGACACGATCAGATGGGACAGGATGAGGAGGCTTGCCGGTCTCGTCGAGAGGAGGACCGGGGCCGAGGTCCGCACGGTGAGGCGGAAGCATCTCTATGAGGACGTCCTGACCCTGATGGACATCTACAACGAATGCTGGAGCGCGAACTGGGGCTTCGTCCCGATGACCGACGCGGAGTTCAGGCAGATGGCGAAGGACCTCTCCCTCATGCTGGTGGAGGACCTCGCGCCTGTCGTCTACGAGAACGGCAGGGCCGTGGCCTTCGCCGTGGGTCTCCTCGACGCCAACGCAGCTTTCCATGCAGCGCGGGGCAGCCTGCTCGGCACCTTCCTCAGGCTCAAGGTCCCGCCCTTCCGCATCAGGATCGACGGCGTCAGGGTGATCCTGCTCGCAGTGCGCG
It encodes the following:
- a CDS encoding adenosine-specific kinase; its protein translation is MMPGMSLEIVRLSCPEGSNVILGQAHFIKTAEDVYEAVASSAPGARFGLAFAEASGPCLVRSEGTDPELRKVAEENMLRLGCGHVFLVVLGDTWPIQVLPAVRAVPEVCTIFCATSNQVGVVVARTADGGGVLGVMDGSPPTAVESDEDVSSRRELLRRFGYKR
- the rpoN gene encoding RNA polymerase factor sigma-54, translating into MYRPELRQETGIFLKQNLTLNPVMQQSLEMLQMSSTDLDDLIEQELNENPLLEVQQDDSTRDQSPEDPAPGEEPGDVPAEGPAGEQPSEGEAPGPSDDEDPEPRRDDEREDHLEFLADLEDGSQDYRGGSSEEPWRPEYVGRTTLSEHLLAQARDLRPGPDLEEAVRYVVYSLDRHGLLSMGRENLAADWPGPSGLLDRAVELVRSLEPTGVGCSTVREALLAQLDQRGTPADSLEYRLIDEFFDLLPEGQYPVLARALRVTPKDIQDAMERVRGLNPFPGSDFSPDNNTVVIPDISVIRVEGEYIALLNDTRFPSLVISERNRRVLESPHSDPQAREYVKKKYDRASHFIKAIQQRQDTVLRIGQFLASYQSDYFDDGVDALKPLTLQQVAGALGRNQSTISRAINGKYLDSPQGISELAFFFSRRLAGAEDVSTRTAQEELRRIVEGEDPTRPYSDCDLSAMLNARGLQVKRRTVANYRKLLGILPASHRKRF
- a CDS encoding NAD-dependent epimerase/dehydratase family protein, whose amino-acid sequence is MKKAFLTGVTGFLGLHLARTLAAEGWEVSSVCRDLSDTSGVTCCSRIDRIEMLDPSAYGEAIRGADAVFHLAGATSARSREAFDRANAAVTAAVLEARRLFSPEARFIYVSSLSAGGPAGSGPLTPYGRSKLLAESIVKRGTGWVVVQPPAVFGPGDDAMAPLFRNAAKGLFPSPWGRGGTPLVYGPDLAGFLALAAVKPSLEGMVFEPSYGRAFTWEDIRALLQQAAGRRVTRVALPPPLVLAAGWISGIMGGMAGRSQVFDLHKAREMVAKGWNPSDPKVAELTGWSPPTPPDEAFSKTMEWVRQRL
- a CDS encoding pyridoxal phosphate-dependent aminotransferase family protein, with the translated sequence MTRPDIFRKCLEYTRADEVKKMGLYPYFKPLSGQVGPVMEIEGHSVIMLGSNNYLGLTNHPLVMARSAEAIQKYGTGCTGSRFLNGTLDLHVELEEKLARFLHREKVVTFSTGFQTNLGVIGALGQKDELLFVDRSVHASIIDGTRMSYSRVVKYRHNDMEHLDQLLQREEGPVMIVTDGVFSMEGDLADLPGVVRLARKHGARVMVDDAHGVGVMGAHGRGTPEHFGCEAEVDLQVGTFSKSFACIGGFAAGMDKVIDFIQHEARTEIFSASLPPAAVATVMAALEILEEQPELMVRMHRAAERSRNGLRSLGFNVGNSEAPIVPIIIGDSILTFRIWQALDQEGVFTNPVVSPAVAPDQAMLRTSYMATHTDEMIDRALEVFERVGRRFGLIG
- the gatD gene encoding Glu-tRNA(Gln) amidotransferase subunit GatD; this translates as MTSSGSDSMKGYRGPARAALEKFGISVWDDVDLTADGNSFQGVILPRSETADDSHIVLKLSSGYNIGIASSKVTAAVKTGSREAHYKIPEKEFPFNPILPSVKLLGTGGTIASRLDYRTGAVIPAFSPGELYGAVPELADICNLSTEKLFGIFSEDMGPVQYIALAEAIGREIEKGTSGIVIGHGTDTMHHTAAVLSFMCQDLPVPVVLVGSQRSSDRPSSDAALNLIHATRTAAYCDAAEVMVCMFGPTSDKYALLHRGTRVRKMHSSYRSTFRTIGDIPLAMVDRESFTYLKADYRRRDSSRKPCIRPVFDEHAAIVYYYPNMKPDMITSLVDNGYKGIIIAGTGLGHVNKPLYEPLRLAVEAGVHVYMTVQTLWGYSQMYVYDTGRLLMQRGVVPLANMLPEVAYMKLSWALAVGRDHEEVRRLMTTPISHEMTPQEPPDGYLILQGGVPEVREMLAGRLR